The Solanum lycopersicum chromosome 6, SLM_r2.1 genome has a window encoding:
- the PSBS gene encoding photosystem II subunit S: MAQTMLLTANAKVDLRSKESLVERLKPKPLSSLFLPSLPLRFSSSSTNASSSKFTSTTVALFKSKAKAPPKKVAPPKEKQKVEDGIFGTSGGIGFTKQNELFVGRVAMIGFAASLLGEAITGKGILAQLNLETGIPIYEAEPLLLFFILFNLLGAIGALGDRGKFVDDPTPPTGLEKAVIPPGKSFKSALGLSEGGPLFGFTKANELFVGRLAQLGIAFSIIGEIITGKGALAQLNFETGVPINEIEPLLLFNIAFFFFAAINPGTGKFITDEEED; encoded by the exons ATGGCTCAAACAATGTTGTTAACAGCCAATGCCAAAGTTGATTTAAGGAGTAAAGAATCTTTAGTTGAAAGACTAAAACCAAAGCCTTTGTCTTCTTTGTTCCTACCTTCTCTTCCTTTgagattttcttcttcttccactaatgcttcttcttcaaaattcaCTAGTACTACTGTTGCTCTATTCAAGTCAAAAGCTAAAGCTCCTCCCAAAAAG GTTGCACCACCAAAGGAAAAGCAAAAGGTGGAGGATGGGATTTTTGGTACCTCCGGAGGAATTGGCTTCACTAAGCAAAATGAGCTATTTGTTGGCCGTGTTGCTATGATTGGTTTTGCT gCCTCTTTGTTGGGAGAAGCAATAACAGGAAAAGGTATTTTGGCACAATTAAATCTTGAAACTGGAATTCCAATCTATGAAGCAGAGCCACTTCTATTGTTCTTCATTCTATTCAATCTTCTTGGAGCCATTGGAGCTTTGGGAGACAGAGGCAAATTTGTTGATGACCCTACCCCTCCTACTGGCCTTGAAAAGGCTGTTATCCCTCCTGGCAAATCCTTCAAATCTGCTTTGGGACTCAGTGAAGGAG GTCCATTGTTTGGATTCACAAAGGCAAATGAGTTGTTTGTAGGGAGATTGGCACAATTGGGAATTGCATTTTCCATTATAGGTGAAATTATTACAGGGAAAGGAGCATTGGCACAATTGAACTTTGAGACAGGTGTCCCAATCAATGAGATTGAGCCTCTTTTGTTGTTTAACAttgccttcttcttctttgctGCTATAAATCCTGGTACTGGCAAATTTATCACTGATGAGGAAGAAGATTAG